TTGATAGTTTATATATAAAAAATTCTCCTGTATTTAAAGAGCAGGGAAAATACCCAGTAGTTTTTGTTTCTATGAAAGAAATAAAAGGAACTACTTGGGAAGAAATGCAAAAAAGTATAAGAGAGAATTTATCTAACTTATATGAAAAATATAGCTATTTAAAAAATTCTTTGAATGAAAGAAATAAAAGAAAATTTGAAAAAATTTGGTTTGAAGAAATTAATGGAAGTTACAGTGGTGCATTAAGTTTTTTAAGTGAGATATTAGAAGAACAGTATAACGAAAAAGTTATAGTTCTTATTGATGAGTATGATGTTCCTCTTACTATGGCTTATGAATATGGTTTTTATGACATAGCTGTTATTTTCTTTAAGAGCTTATATGGCTCTGTTTTAAAAACTAATTCAAGTCTAAAAATGGGAGTACTTACAGGAGCAATAAGAGTAGCTCAGGCAGGAATATTCTCTGATCTTAATAATATTGAAACCCATACAATACTTGATGAAGCATATGATGAATATTTTGGGCTTTTGGAAAATGAAGTAGAAAATGCTTTATTAGAATATAAGTCTGAAGACAGATTAGAAGATGTTAAATTATGGTATGACGGATATAAATTTGGAAATATAGAAGTATATAATCCATGGAGCATTTTAAAATATATAAAATATAAAAAATTGGAAGCCTATTGGATAAATACCTCAGGAAATGTTTTAATAAAAGAATTATTACTTATTTCAGACGGAATAGTTTTTGAAGATTTGGATAATTTAGTAAACGGACATGAAAAAACTATATATGTTAATGAGAATGTAGCTTTAGGAAATAATTTAGACCCAAACAGACTTTGGGAGCTTATGCTTTTCTCTGGATATTTAACTGTAAAAGAAAAAATAAACAGTGAGGCATATTTAGTAAAAATTCCTAATAAAGAGATACAATCATTTTTCAAAAGTCTTTTTGCAGAAATAGTATTTAAAGGAAAAAGTAATATAGCAAGTATGAAAGGTGCTTTGGAAAGTAAAGATATAAACACTATCGTAAACATTTTAGAAAAAGTTGTACTTAATGCAATAAGTTTCTATGATACAAATAAAAAATTTGAAAATCCATATCAAACATTACTTGCAGGATTTTTCTATGCCTTAGATGATTATTATAGAATGATTCCAAACCCAGAAACAGGATATGGTAGAGCTGATATAGTATTAATACCAAAAAATAAAAAATGGTCAGGATATGTGTTTGAATTAAAAAGAGCCAAAACTAAAAATCTTGAGAAAGAGGCAGAAAAAGCTCTTGAACAGATAGAAGAAAAGAAATATGAAACGATACTGATAAATGAAAAAATAAAAGAGATAATAAAAATTGGTTTAGTTTTTGACGGAAAAAAAGCTGTGGCTTATTACTAAAGTGGTAAAAAATAATCTAACAATTTAGTATTAAATATCTTATGGGGGAATAATATGAAAAATATAAGTATAAAGGTATTAGATGAGGATATTAGTTTAAAAGATTTTTGTATAAAATATAATGTAGAAATTGAAACCATCTCAAAAAAACTTAAAGATGAAATAGATTGTTACAGATATGGAAAAGTGATAGATAACGGAAAAGATTTATTTTATATTTCAGAAGGATATTATGATTGTACAATTATTAAAACAACAGGAGAAAAGTATATTTTAAACACTGAAATTGATGAGTTTCCTTCTGAAATAAGATATGAATATTTTTTTGATAATGATTTAGTTGTAAGTTATGATGCTAATGAAGATTGTAGTTTAGATTTTTTATTTGAATTTTCAACTGAAAGAAGTGTAGGCTTTTTTAAAACTAATTTTTAAAATATTGAAATTATATTTGGCCGTAAAATGGCCGTAAAAAATTTAAAAACCTATAAAATATAAAAAAATGACAAAAATAGAAAAAATAAAATGCCCATAAAATAAGGGTTTGAAGCTATAAAAAATCTATCTTTGTAGAGTGGGAATAATTGCTACATTTTATAACTTTTTATATTTTATAATTTTAAAATAATAGAATTTTAAAAATGCTCCTAAAATGGTGGCAAAAAAATAAATTATTTAGGTGTTAATATCCTTAAGGTATTAGCACCTTTTTTATTCTCTTTACAAAAATAAAAAAAATAATATATAATATATTAAAAATCTTATAAAATTTATTGGGGAGATGAAATTTCAATGCTTGATATTTTTCTTGCAGAATTTAATATTCAAACTTTTCTTTTTTTATCCATAACTTGTTTTATAGCAGCCTTTGTTGATGCTATTGCTGGTGGTGGAGGACTTATAAGTGTACCTGCCTTTGTAGCCTCTGGACTTCCTATTCATGTGGCTATGGGAACTAACAAGATGGCAGCAAGTTTTTCTGTTCTTGGAAGTGCTGTAAAATATTTTACATCTGGAAATATTAATTTTTCACTTCTAAAATATCCAATGATTACAGGAGCTATCGGATCTGTACTTGGGACTTGTGTAGTTTCAAATACACGTGAGGAAGTTCTTGAACCTCTTATTTTTATTATG
The DNA window shown above is from Fusobacterium perfoetens and carries:
- a CDS encoding AAA family ATPase, giving the protein MKKIPIGIEDFKELISDNYFYIDKTKFIEEIFNDGAKVKLFTRPRRFGKTLNMSMLKTFFDIKEAEENRQLFDSLYIKNSPVFKEQGKYPVVFVSMKEIKGTTWEEMQKSIRENLSNLYEKYSYLKNSLNERNKRKFEKIWFEEINGSYSGALSFLSEILEEQYNEKVIVLIDEYDVPLTMAYEYGFYDIAVIFFKSLYGSVLKTNSSLKMGVLTGAIRVAQAGIFSDLNNIETHTILDEAYDEYFGLLENEVENALLEYKSEDRLEDVKLWYDGYKFGNIEVYNPWSILKYIKYKKLEAYWINTSGNVLIKELLLISDGIVFEDLDNLVNGHEKTIYVNENVALGNNLDPNRLWELMLFSGYLTVKEKINSEAYLVKIPNKEIQSFFKSLFAEIVFKGKSNIASMKGALESKDINTIVNILEKVVLNAISFYDTNKKFENPYQTLLAGFFYALDDYYRMIPNPETGYGRADIVLIPKNKKWSGYVFELKRAKTKNLEKEAEKALEQIEEKKYETILINEKIKEIIKIGLVFDGKKAVAYY